The Vibrio quintilis DNA window TTGCCTGTTGTTTCAGGTGGTGAAGTGGCCAGTGGTGAAAGCGTGGGTGCCGGATTCTTGAGGGCGGGGCATTCCCCAATATTATTCTGCCCGCTCACCGGCTCAATCCGGTGACGGGAATAGGAACCTATGGTGGTGATTCTTTTTTCACGGCACAGAAGGCCCTGATGCCTGTAACCATTTCGTATGATCCTGAATTTGCCCGGAAAGCCCGCGAATATCTGATTTATCTGGAAGATGATCTGTTGCAGATAAATCTGAAAGATGAAAATACGAGTGAACTGCTGCTTTACCTCAACAAACTGATTACCATTCATGGGGCAACACATCAGGTACATACAGAATCGCTTTAAACCGGATTTATTTTTCGAGGCAGAGCAGAGCTGCTTCGCTATGTATTGAGGCTCTTTTTGTATGGTACGCCTACGGATGAAAAGATTGTTCATTCAATCATCAAACCGCCATTTGTCCCGTCCTCACCAGATATGTATAATCCGCGTTCAAATAAAGACCACTGCTTTGATGTTGCCATAGTGAAATTTTCGCTAAGGTTTTGAAAAATATACAGGTATATCAAATATGTTCTCAGCGAACCGCTTTTCTGTTGCCCCAATGCTTGATGGGACTGATCAATAAATAAAATCAACATCTTAATTACATCAAGGGAAACTATAGGGGTGTTTTTTTTGGGTAACTATTAAGAGGGGTACTGAAAATAGCCTAAAGATGCATATGATAGAATTTAAAAAAATCGTGATTGCGATTGTTTCATATTGACTTGACGTTATCGATTACATAGAGTGACTTTCGAACCGGGATCTCAGATTCCCCCAATATAATTATTAGATTAAATGTTAGTTGCTATAGGTATTTAAATGAGAAAAGGTTTGCAATCAATCCTTATGTATAACGAAAGGATTTGTATTCTGGCGGATGCATTGGCCGCGTGGGATATGGGGAGAGTTGATTTAACAGAAGAACGCGCGGCGCAAATTGGGGATATGTTATGGTCTCTGTGCTGCCAAATTGAAGTAGAGGTTAAACGAATCAAATCTCATTGTTGAGTATTTAAGGGCTCACTCGAGTCCTTAAATAAAAGTTCCGTTCCAAACAACTTTACCTACTATCTGTAGTTTATTTATTTCAGAGTCGTCTAATTCCCACGCCTCATAATCGTGATTATCGCTGATCACATTTATACCATTCCTTAAAAACTGTAGGCGCTTTATCATAAGCTGGTTTTTAAATGTAAATACATAAATACCATCATTACTGAGCTTTTGACGATGAATGACAACGGGTGAGCCTTGTTTTAGGGTTGGTGCCATGCTGTCGCCGTCGGCCATCATCATAAATAATTCAACCGGTTTTGTTTTTAATTCAGAGTCGATAAATGATTCACTAAATATCATTGGTGGTGTTTCATTGCTCTGAATCAGCTGACCATGTTCATCAGCGCGATACATATCAATAGAAATATAGCCGTGTGGCATCATTGGCGCTATGCCGCCGTTTTTTTTGGCTATTTGTTTAGCCATTAAATAAATTTTATCAGGAATTTTCTGCCTTTCTCGCCAAGTCGAAACCGTTTTAGGTGATATACCTAAAACTTCTGCTAAATCAGTATTTTTTGTTGTATTGGTCAGGCTTTTGATCTCAGCTAATTGCTCGTCGAATGAATTCATTTGAAGTCCTTTTTTTTGATTGTGAGGTTGAAATATCTTAAATAAGACCTCATAATTCCTCATGTTGATTATTTGAGGTCTTTTGAGTTCCTTTTGTTTTCTTTGGAACTTCGTTGAACCTCCTCGAACCTCTTCGAATTTTACTATGAGATGGATGGTATGAATACAAGTTTTGCATTATTAGCCCGGTTTGAGAGTCCTATTGTTGAATTGAAGCATATTTGTGATGAGTTTTTCGGGATAACTCCCGGTACAGCTGAGCAGCAAGCAAAAGCATGTGATTTGCCTGTGCCTACCTTCAAATTGCGCGAATCTAAACGTTGTCCGACTATGGTTATGATTTCT harbors:
- a CDS encoding pyocin activator PrtN family protein, with protein sequence MNTSFALLARFESPIVELKHICDEFFGITPGTAEQQAKACDLPVPTFKLRESKRCPTMVMISDLADYIDSQYKQAREEWESVNV
- a CDS encoding S24 family peptidase, coding for MNSFDEQLAEIKSLTNTTKNTDLAEVLGISPKTVSTWRERQKIPDKIYLMAKQIAKKNGGIAPMMPHGYISIDMYRADEHGQLIQSNETPPMIFSESFIDSELKTKPVELFMMMADGDSMAPTLKQGSPVVIHRQKLSNDGIYVFTFKNQLMIKRLQFLRNGINVISDNHDYEAWELDDSEINKLQIVGKVVWNGTFI